The following proteins are co-located in the Mus caroli chromosome 7, CAROLI_EIJ_v1.1, whole genome shotgun sequence genome:
- the LOC110298020 gene encoding ubiquitin carboxyl-terminal hydrolase 17-like protein D, with protein sequence MVVSLSFPEGESHSLSSSGAPELHQNEAQVVEELTVNGKYSLIWKSPQGPGCGLQNTGNSCYMNAALQCLTHTPPLAHYMLSRKHSQTCCSPEGCKMCVMEAHVTQSLLHSHSGDVMKPSQILTSAFHKYQQEDAHEFLMFTLETMHESCLQVHRQSCPTSEDSSPIHDIFGGLWRSQIKCLHCQGTSDTYDPFLDVPLDISSAQSVKQALWDTEKSEELRGENAYYCGRCRQKMPASKTLHVHIAPLKSWLLDSGCEIERERLRISTCVASGVHQRQMEKAEVGLAVSVTDKLPGLQVSAKDSISLSVPSGHTGPKLLKPVKKLKEDKFCYWNEKVASLKERKHHSERYIELV encoded by the exons ATGgtggtttctctttccttcccagaagGTGAGTCTCACT CCCTGTCATCTTCTGGTGCCCCAGAGCTGCATCAGAATGAAGCTCAGGTGGTGGAGGAGCTAACTGTCAATGGAAAGTACAGTCTGATTTGGAAGAGTCCCCAAGGACCGGGATGCGGGCTCCAGAACACAGGCAACAGCTGTTACATGAATGCAGCCCTGCAGTGCttgacacacacaccacctctagCTCACTACATGCTGTCCCGGAAGCACAGTCAAACCTGTTGTTCCCCAGAAGGCTGTAAGATGTGTGTTATGGAAGCTCATGTGACCCAGAGTCTCCTACACTCTCACTCGGGGGATGTCATGAAGCCCTCCCAGATTttgacctctgccttccacaAGTACCAGCAGGAAGATGCCCATGAGTTTCTCATGTTCACCTTGGAAACAATGCATGAATCCTGCCTTCAAGTGCACAGACAATCGTGCCCCACCTCTGAGGACAGCTCACCCATTCATGACATATTTGGAGGCTTGTGGAGGTCTCAGATCAAGTGTCTCCATTGCCAGGGCACCTCAGATACCTACGATCCCTTCCTGGATGTCCCCCTGGATATCAGCTCAGCTCAGAGTGTAAAGCAAGCCTTGTGGGATACAGAGAAGTCAGAAGAGCTACGTGGAGAGAATGCCTACTACTGTGGTAGGTGTAGACAGAAGATGCCAGCTTCCAAGACCCTGCATGTTCATATT GCACCACTGAAATCCTGGCTTCTAGACTCAGGCTGTGAGATTGAAAGAGAAAGGTTGAGGATCAGCACCTGTGTGGCATCAGGTGTTCATCAAAGACAAATGGAAAAGGCTGAGGTGGGACTCGCAGTGTCTGTGACTGACAAACTGCCTGGCCTCCAAGTCTCTGCCAAAGACTCCATCAGCCTCAGTGTGCCTTCTGGTCACACGGGCCCCAAACTTCTTAAACCTGTTAAGAAGCTGAAAGAAGACAAATTCTGCTATTGGAATGAAAAGGTTGCCTCTTTGAAGGAGAGGAAGCACCACTCTGAACGATATATAGAGTTGGTATGA